From one Candidatus Eremiobacterota bacterium genomic stretch:
- a CDS encoding aldo/keto reductase, whose product MIPTREIAPGVAVAAIGFGGYHLGMVKDEAEAIRLLHAAIDSGITFLDNAWEYNDHVSEERMGKALAQGNRREQVFLMTKLCSHGRGYDVAMRQLEESLRRLRTDHLDLWQIHEVVYDDDPARHYAAHGAVEAIDKAKRDGKVRFVGFTGHKHPSIHREMIERGYPFDTVQMPLNVLDASYRSFEKDVLPLARERGIKVLGMKAFSEGRSVEAGGVDPDDALRYAMSLPGVLTTITGIDSQQVLDHHLRIANDFKPLDKVALQALRDKYRDRATDGHLELYKSTAKNDADEGRAQHGFPPMSQLAM is encoded by the coding sequence ATGATTCCAACGCGCGAGATCGCGCCCGGCGTCGCCGTGGCCGCGATCGGGTTCGGCGGCTACCACCTCGGTATGGTCAAGGACGAAGCGGAAGCGATCCGGCTGCTGCACGCCGCGATCGATAGCGGGATCACGTTCCTGGACAATGCGTGGGAGTACAACGATCACGTCAGCGAGGAGCGGATGGGGAAGGCGCTCGCGCAGGGCAACCGGCGCGAGCAGGTGTTCCTGATGACGAAGCTGTGCTCGCACGGCCGCGGGTACGACGTCGCGATGCGGCAGCTGGAGGAGTCGCTGCGCCGGCTGCGCACCGACCACCTCGACCTGTGGCAGATCCACGAGGTCGTCTACGACGACGATCCCGCGCGCCACTACGCCGCGCACGGCGCGGTCGAGGCCATCGACAAGGCAAAACGCGACGGCAAGGTACGCTTCGTCGGCTTCACCGGCCACAAGCACCCCTCGATCCACCGCGAGATGATCGAGCGCGGCTATCCGTTCGACACCGTGCAGATGCCGCTCAACGTCCTCGACGCCAGCTACCGCAGCTTCGAGAAGGACGTTCTCCCGCTCGCGCGCGAGCGCGGGATCAAGGTGCTCGGGATGAAGGCGTTCTCCGAAGGCCGCTCCGTCGAGGCCGGCGGCGTCGACCCCGACGACGCGCTGCGTTACGCTATGTCGCTCCCCGGCGTCCTCACCACGATCACCGGAATCGACTCGCAGCAGGTGCTCGACCACCACCTGCGCATCGCGAACGATTTCAAGCCGCTAGACAAGGTGGCGCTCCAAGCGCTGCGCGACAAGTACCGGGACCGCGCGACCGACGGCCACCTCGAGCTCTACAAGTCGACCGCGAAGAACGACGCCGACGAAGGCCGTGCCCAGCACGGCTTCCCGCCGATGAGCCAGCTAGCGATGTGA
- a CDS encoding zinc ribbon domain-containing protein: MNCPACGTVAEPGSRFCPKCGAALSYDVGAGAAPPPPQPQPQPQPAPYSAAPRPVTVAEPQDARNWAMGAHLSALIGFFIPFGNVIGPLVVWLVKKDQSALVDREGKESLNFQISMTIYLLVCAVLVFVLIGIPLLFILAVLDLIFTIVAAVKVSNGETFRYPLTIRFLT, translated from the coding sequence ATGAATTGTCCGGCGTGCGGTACGGTCGCGGAGCCCGGTTCAAGGTTCTGTCCGAAGTGCGGTGCAGCGCTCTCATATGACGTGGGCGCGGGCGCCGCTCCACCACCGCCGCAACCGCAACCGCAACCGCAGCCGGCGCCGTACAGCGCCGCCCCGCGTCCGGTAACCGTCGCGGAACCACAAGACGCGCGGAATTGGGCGATGGGCGCCCACCTCTCGGCGCTGATCGGTTTCTTCATCCCGTTCGGCAACGTGATCGGACCGCTCGTCGTCTGGCTGGTGAAGAAGGATCAATCGGCACTGGTCGATCGCGAGGGGAAAGAGTCGCTGAACTTTCAGATCTCGATGACGATCTATCTGCTCGTCTGTGCCGTTCTCGTCTTCGTCCTCATCGGGATTCCGCTGCTGTTCATCCTCGCGGTACTCGACCTGATCTTCACCATCGTCGCGGCGGTCAAGGTCAGCAACGGCGAAACGTTCCGCTACCCGCTCACCATCCGCTTTCTGACCTGA